Part of the Nitrospirota bacterium genome, ACAGTCCAGCCATGCGCTTCATGTGTTCAACCTTCCTGCTCTTCACCGTGACCCTTTCGATCGGATGCTTGTCGTTCAGGCGCAGCTTGAAGATATGCCGGTCATAACGTCAGACCCCCTGATCGCTCTGTACCAGGTTAAGCTTGTGTGGGGGAAGTAAGGGCCAGTCAGCAATCAGCCCTCAGCATCGAGGAAAAAAAAGAATTCAGTGCCCGAAGGCATAGTCTTCCGACCTCTTTATCTAATGGTCGAAATGATCATAGCTGATAGCTGGAGACTGGCTGATGGCTGAGAGCTGATTTGTGTTGTGCGGCTATTTTTGCGGAGGCCGCGACTGCTGGAATCGTCTTTCCAGTTGCAGTTCTCTCGTGACGTTTCTTAGTAGCTCACGATAGTCCGAAGACATCTGTTCGGCCTCATCTTGGTTTCTAACAACGCGAGGTGTCAGGAGAACAATGAGCTCCTGCCGTGTTACATCATCAGAAGTTGTTCCGAAGAGATATCCGATAATCGGGATTTTGCTGAGAAAGGGGACTCCCGATTTTGTTTTTCTACCTGACTCATCGATCAGTCCTCCGATAACAATCGTTTGTCCGTTCTGCGCGACTAGGTTAGTTGTTACTTCATTCTTTATAATAACGAACTGCGTGGTGCCCAGGACAGACGCGTTTTCAAAGTTTGAAACTTCCTGCGAAAGCTCAAGAGATATCAGTCCGCTATCGTTGATTTGAGGCTTTACCTTAAGAATTGTGCCTGTATCTTTATATTGGATCGTTGCGGTTGTTGTATTAGTCGACCCAGTCCCAGTCCCGAGAGGTGTGGTCGTTGTCGAGGTCGCAATCGGTATTTGTCTTCCAACCTGTATTCTTGCTTCACGATTATCAGCTACAAGGACATGAGGGTTGGACAGTATTTTAGCTTTACTTTCTCCAGCAAGCGCCTCTATAAGCAATCTGACGTTACCTCTTGAGTCGACAGCAAAGTAACTAAACCCTGAATCAGGCCTGGCCAGCCCTTGGAAGCCCAAAGTTCCGCCAATATTGACATCATTCTTCAGGGAGCCGATGTTAGTTATATTTATATCTGTATCAAGATTCCACCGCATGCCAAAACTCAGGTTATCGGTAAGTGTTACGGAAGCTACAACGGCCTCTATCATGACCTGTCTTGGAATCGTATCCAGCTGCTTTATCGCCGCTTGTATCAGCGCGTAATCGCCGGGTGAGGCGAAGATGACGAGAGAGTTGGTGACCTCGTCGGGGATGATCTTCGTTCCCGGCGCAACGAGCGGCTCGCCGGCTCCTGCCGGCTGGGCAGTAGGAGAAGGAGGCGTTACGGGCTGGCGCTGGCCTGCCGGGGTTGCAGCAGGTGTGGTCTCGGTGCGGCGCGGGGCTGCTGCCGCTCCTGACGTGCCGAGCAGGACCTGCTGGAGGATCTTCGAGATGTGGTCTGCTTTGCTGTTCTGGAGCGGGTAGACATAAATCTTGGGCTGCGTTATGTCCTGTGCGGCATTCTCGTCGAACATGTTGACGAGCTGCAGCAGGCGCCTCACGTTGGCATCGGTGTCGGCGATGATCAGGAAATTTTTCTTCGGCACATCGAGCACCGCTCCTCCCTGCGTCAGCAGAGGCGTCAGAATCCTCGCCATCTCGGCGGAGTTCATGAACTCGATCGGAACGACCTGCACCAGGGCCGTGCCTCTCAGCTCGACCGACTCCGGGTCCTTACCGAAGCGCACGGGCGCAGGCTCCTTCGCGATGCCGCCGATGGGGATGATCCGGTAGAGGCCGCTCTCCTCGACGATCGCGACGCCGTTCAGTCTGAAGATGATCTCCATGACCGGCAGTATCTTGTCCCGGGGAATGGGAGTGGTCGTTCTGAAATTCACCCTGCCTTTTACCGCGGGGTCGATGATGTAGTTTACCTTGAGCACTTCTCCGAAGACTGTCTGCGCCACTTCGAAGATATCGGCATCGTCGAAGAAGAAGCTGGAACCCGCGGGGGCA contains:
- a CDS encoding secretin N-terminal domain-containing protein; protein product: MPAPAPSPAPSPAPAPAPSPPSPRTPQQPRQPAPAGSSFFFDDADIFEVAQTVFGEVLKVNYIIDPAVKGRVNFRTTTPIPRDKILPVMEIIFRLNGVAIVEESGLYRIIPIGGIAKEPAPVRFGKDPESVELRGTALVQVVPIEFMNSAEMARILTPLLTQGGAVLDVPKKNFLIIADTDANVRRLLQLVNMFDENAAQDITQPKIYVYPLQNSKADHISKILQQVLLGTSGAAAAPRRTETTPAATPAGQRQPVTPPSPTAQPAGAGEPLVAPGTKIIPDEVTNSLVIFASPGDYALIQAAIKQLDTIPRQVMIEAVVASVTLTDNLSFGMRWNLDTDINITNIGSLKNDVNIGGTLGFQGLARPDSGFSYFAVDSRGNVRLLIEALAGESKAKILSNPHVLVADNREARIQVGRQIPIATSTTTTPLGTGTGSTNTTTATIQYKDTGTILKVKPQINDSGLISLELSQEVSNFENASVLGTTQFVIIKNEVTTNLVAQNGQTIVIGGLIDESGRKTKSGVPFLSKIPIIGYLFGTTSDDVTRQELIVLLTPRVVRNQDEAEQMSSDYRELLRNVTRELQLERRFQQSRPPQK